Proteins encoded in a region of the Cyclopterus lumpus isolate fCycLum1 chromosome 23, fCycLum1.pri, whole genome shotgun sequence genome:
- the LOC117726481 gene encoding tetraspanin-11-like — MSAVYKDDQEDWLTVCLKYLLFVFNFLFWVGGAAVLGVGVWTLVEKSDYLSLLASSTFVVSAYILIVAGGLVVVTGFLGCCAVIREQKSCLSTYFFCLLLIFLIELVAGVLAYVYYQRLSDELKQHLNQTMTDNYAQPGKEAITLAVDRLQQDFKCCGSNNSHDWMVSVYVSSKQAEDRVVPDSCCKTITPHCGKRDHPSNIYKVEGGCITKLEQFLADHLLVIGAVGIGVACLQVCGMVFTSCLYRRIKMEPY, encoded by the exons ATGTCGGCGGTTTATAAAGATGACCAGGAGGACTGGCTGACTGTGTGTCTGAAGTACCTGCTCTTTGTTTTCAACTTTCTCTTCTGG GTGGGTGGAGCAGCTGTTTTGGGTGTAGGAGTCTGGACACTGGTGGAGAAGAGCGACTACTTGAGCCTGCTGGCCTCCAGCACTTTCGTTGTCTCGGCATATATCCTCATCGTTGCCGGAGGCCTGGTGGTGGTCACGGGCTTCTTGGGCTGTTGCGCTGTCATTCGGGAGCAGAAAAGCTGTCTGTCCACG TATTTCTTCTGCCTGCTGCTGATCTTCTTGATTGAACTGGTGGCTGGAGTACTGGCATATGTTTACTACCAGAGG TTGAGTGATGAGCTGAAACAGCATCTCAACCAGACTATGACAGATAACTACGCCCAGCCAGGGAAGGAGGCCATCAcattagctgtggacagacTACAACAGGAC TTCAAGTGCTGTGGCAGCAACAACTCCCATGATTGGATGGTGAGTGTGTACGTTTCATCAAAGCAGGCAGAAGACAGGGTGGTGCCTGACAGCTGCTGTAAGACCATCACCCCTCACTGTGGCAAGAGAGACCACCCCTCCAACATCTACAAGGTGGAG GGCGGTTGCATCACTAAGCTGGAGCAGTTTCTGGCCGACCACCTGTTGGTCATCGGTGCTGTGGGAATAGGAGTGGCGTGTCTGCAG gTCTGTGGGATGGTGTTCACCAGCTGCTTGTACAGAAGGATCAAGATGGAACCTTACTGA
- the LOC117726215 gene encoding protein arginine N-methyltransferase 8-B-like isoform X2, which translates to MGLRHSSRCLLLRRKMAEADSSERQQPVTSPLSESAQPSPLPKPVPTTHHVPCIPHTPHVAALATCPGRGKISKFISPEEMTSRDYYFDSYAHFGIHEEMLKDEVRTLTYRNAMYHNKHAFKNKIVLDVGSGTGILCMFAANAGAKHVYGIECSSISEYSEKIIKSNHLHNVITIFKGKVEEVELPVEKVDIIISEWMGYCLFYESMLNTVIFARDKWLKPGGLMFPDRAALYVVAIEDRQYKDFKIHWWENVYGFDMSCIRNVAIKEPLVDLVDPKQVVTNACLLKEVDIYTVKPEDLSFTSAFCLQIQRNDYVHALVTYFNIEFTKCHKKTGFSTAPDAASTHWKQTVFYLEDYLTVKKGEDIFGSIAVRPNEKNVRDLEFTLELDFKGQLCEAAISHDYKMR; encoded by the exons ATGGGACTGAGGCACTCGTCGCGTTGTTTGCTGCTACGGCGGAAGATGGCGGAGGCGGACAGCTCGGAG CGGCAACAGCCTGTTACGTCCCCCCTCTCTGAGTCTGCCCAGCCCTCCCCGCTGCCGAAACCAGTGCCTACTACCCACCATGTGCCCTGCATCCCGCATACGCCTCATGTAGCAGCCCTGGCCACCTGTCCTGGTCGAGGCAAGATTTCCAAATTCATCAGCCCGGAGGAAATGACATCACGGGACTACTACTTCGACTCGTATGCCCACTTTGGCATCCATGAG GAGATGCTGAAGGACGAGGTGCGTACGCTGACCTACCGGAATGCCATGTACCACAACAAGCATGCGTTCAAAAACAAAATCGTCCTGGATGTTGGCAGTGGCACGGGGATCCTCTGTATGTTCGCCGCCAATGCCGGCGCCAAACACGTGTATGGG ATTGAATGTTCAAGCATATCCGAATATTCCGAGAAGATTATCAAGTCAAATCACCTCCACAATG TCATCACCATCTTCAAGGgcaaggtggaggaggtggagctgcCTGTGGAGAAGGTGGACATTATCATCTCGGAGTGGATGGGCTATTGCCTCTTCTACGAGTCCATGCTCAACACCGTCATCTTCGCCAGGGATAAGTGGCTG AAACCTGGAGGCCTGATGTTCCCTGACAGAGCAGCTCTCTATGTGGTAGCCATTGAAGACAGGCAGTACAAAGACTTCAAGATACATT GGTGGGAGAACGTGTACGGGTTCGACATGAGCTGCATTCGCAATGTGGCCATCAAAGAGCCTCTGGTGGATTTGGTAGATCCCAAGCAGGTGGTGACTAACGCCTGCCTCCTAAAG GAAGTGGACATCTACACTGTGAAGCCAGAGGACCTGTCCTTCACATCAGCCTTCTGTCTGCAGATCCAGCGCAACGATTACGTCCATGCCCTCGTCACCTATTTCAACATTGAGTTCACCAAGTGTCACAAGAAGACTGGCTTCTCCACTG CTCCAGATGCTGCCAGCACACACTGGAAGCAGACAGTGTTTTACTTGGAGGACTACTTAACTGTCAAGAAGGGAGAGGATATCTTTGGCAGTATTGCCGTCAGGCCCAATGAGAAGAATGTG CGTGACCTGGAGTTCACCCTGGAGCTCGACTTTAAAGGACAACTATGTGAGGCCGCCATTTCCCACGACTATAAAATGCGCTAA
- the LOC117726215 gene encoding protein arginine N-methyltransferase 8-B-like isoform X1, whose amino-acid sequence MGLRHSSRCLLLRRKMAEADSSEVRDIARQQPVTSPLSESAQPSPLPKPVPTTHHVPCIPHTPHVAALATCPGRGKISKFISPEEMTSRDYYFDSYAHFGIHEEMLKDEVRTLTYRNAMYHNKHAFKNKIVLDVGSGTGILCMFAANAGAKHVYGIECSSISEYSEKIIKSNHLHNVITIFKGKVEEVELPVEKVDIIISEWMGYCLFYESMLNTVIFARDKWLKPGGLMFPDRAALYVVAIEDRQYKDFKIHWWENVYGFDMSCIRNVAIKEPLVDLVDPKQVVTNACLLKEVDIYTVKPEDLSFTSAFCLQIQRNDYVHALVTYFNIEFTKCHKKTGFSTAPDAASTHWKQTVFYLEDYLTVKKGEDIFGSIAVRPNEKNVRDLEFTLELDFKGQLCEAAISHDYKMR is encoded by the exons ATGGGACTGAGGCACTCGTCGCGTTGTTTGCTGCTACGGCGGAAGATGGCGGAGGCGGACAGCTCGGAGGTAAGGGACATTGCG CGGCAACAGCCTGTTACGTCCCCCCTCTCTGAGTCTGCCCAGCCCTCCCCGCTGCCGAAACCAGTGCCTACTACCCACCATGTGCCCTGCATCCCGCATACGCCTCATGTAGCAGCCCTGGCCACCTGTCCTGGTCGAGGCAAGATTTCCAAATTCATCAGCCCGGAGGAAATGACATCACGGGACTACTACTTCGACTCGTATGCCCACTTTGGCATCCATGAG GAGATGCTGAAGGACGAGGTGCGTACGCTGACCTACCGGAATGCCATGTACCACAACAAGCATGCGTTCAAAAACAAAATCGTCCTGGATGTTGGCAGTGGCACGGGGATCCTCTGTATGTTCGCCGCCAATGCCGGCGCCAAACACGTGTATGGG ATTGAATGTTCAAGCATATCCGAATATTCCGAGAAGATTATCAAGTCAAATCACCTCCACAATG TCATCACCATCTTCAAGGgcaaggtggaggaggtggagctgcCTGTGGAGAAGGTGGACATTATCATCTCGGAGTGGATGGGCTATTGCCTCTTCTACGAGTCCATGCTCAACACCGTCATCTTCGCCAGGGATAAGTGGCTG AAACCTGGAGGCCTGATGTTCCCTGACAGAGCAGCTCTCTATGTGGTAGCCATTGAAGACAGGCAGTACAAAGACTTCAAGATACATT GGTGGGAGAACGTGTACGGGTTCGACATGAGCTGCATTCGCAATGTGGCCATCAAAGAGCCTCTGGTGGATTTGGTAGATCCCAAGCAGGTGGTGACTAACGCCTGCCTCCTAAAG GAAGTGGACATCTACACTGTGAAGCCAGAGGACCTGTCCTTCACATCAGCCTTCTGTCTGCAGATCCAGCGCAACGATTACGTCCATGCCCTCGTCACCTATTTCAACATTGAGTTCACCAAGTGTCACAAGAAGACTGGCTTCTCCACTG CTCCAGATGCTGCCAGCACACACTGGAAGCAGACAGTGTTTTACTTGGAGGACTACTTAACTGTCAAGAAGGGAGAGGATATCTTTGGCAGTATTGCCGTCAGGCCCAATGAGAAGAATGTG CGTGACCTGGAGTTCACCCTGGAGCTCGACTTTAAAGGACAACTATGTGAGGCCGCCATTTCCCACGACTATAAAATGCGCTAA
- the LOC117726123 gene encoding E3 ubiquitin-protein ligase TRIM7-like: protein MASLLSEERFLCSVCLDVFTEPVSTPCGHNFCTACIHTYWDGSGPCQCPLCKNEFPQRPELQVNTLLSELAAEFKTLLQVKASAPDPQRPATADVLCDICFETKEHAVKSCLTCLVSFCEAHLEPHQRVVGLKGHTLFDPVKNLEDRMCKTHSKITELYCRTDRASVCVSCIRTHHKSHDVVSLEEEYEATMAKKGEAMASIQEMTRARNEKIEELEKAFDVRQTEAEKEKEASLQVFTDLIRSIQRSQAELVGVIDERHRATKQKAEDLIRELRVEVAELESRSSQLEQLSQSKDHHYFLQSFPALCCPLNANWGNVGGHSDASFEAARGAVALLKRRVDEIMEELPEIKMKRMREHAVDLTFDPDTANYSLVISPDGKQVTNLGTGQNLPHNPKRFETCTDVLAEDGFTTGKFYYEVQVKGNTEWLLGVVKESVDRRGNELLSVKNGAWNIGIDEGIYRAYTSKSVKLTLKDKLQKVGIFVDYNKGEVSFFDVNSKLHIYSFTGYHFTEKLYPYFSLLNNKDEAPLIITPVPETH from the coding sequence ATGGCCAGTCTGCTGTCCGAGGAGAGGTTCCTCTGTTCCGTCTGTCTGGATGTGTTCACTGAGCCAGTCTCAACGCCATGCGGACACAACTTCTGCACCGCATGTATCCACACGTATTGGGACGGCAGTGGCCCTTGCCAGTGTCCATTATGCAAAAATGAATTTCCCCAGAGACCTGAGCTCCAAGTCAACACGTTACTGTCGGAGTTAGCTGCAGAGTTTAAGACATTACTTCAAGTCAAGGCCTCAGCTCCTGACCCGCAGCGTCCTGCCACAGCAGATGTTCTTTGCGACATCTGCTTTGAGACGAAGGAACATGCGGTTAAATCTTGTCTGACGTGTCTCGTGTCCTTCTGTGAAGCTCACCTGGAGCCACATCAGAGAGTTGTCGGTCTCAAGGGCCACACACTATTCGACCCGGTGAAGAATCTGGAAGACAGAATGTGCAAGACGCACAGCAAGATAACCGAATTGTACTGCAGGACTGACCGGGCCTCTGTTTGCGTCTCGTGTATCAGAACCCATCACAAGAGCCACGATGTTGTCTCACTTGAGGAGGAGTATGAAGCGACGATGGCAAAAAAAGGTGAGGCGATGGCAAGTATTCAAGAGATGACACGGGCGCGGAACGAGAAGATAGAGGAGTTGGAAAAGGCATTTGATGTCCGCCAAACAGAagctgagaaggagaaagaagccAGTCTGCAGGTCTTCACAGACTTGATCCGCTCCATCCAGAGAAGCCAGGCCGAACTAGTTGGGGTGATTGATGAGAGACACAGAGCCACCAAGCAGAAGGCCGAAGATTTGATCAGAGAACTGAGGGTGGAGGTCGCGGAGCTGGAGAGCAGAAGCAGTCAGCTGGAGCAGCTGTCCCAGTCCAAGGATCACCATTACTTTCTGCAGAGTTTCCCAGCCTTGTGCTGTCCTCTAAACGCCAACTGGGGCAACGTTGGCGGTCACAGCGATGCGTCTTTCGAGGCAGCGAGAGGCGCCGTGGCTCTGCTGAAACGGAGAGTTGATGAAATAATGGAGGAGCTCCCTGAGatcaaaatgaaaagaatgagAGAACATGCAGTGGACTTGACTTTTGATCCCGATACAGCGAATTATTCACTTGTCATTAGTCCGGATGGAAAACAAGTGACCAATCTAGGCACAGGCCAGAATCTTCCCCACAATCCAAAGAGATTTGAAACATGTACAGATGTTTTGGCCGAGGACGGGTTTACAACAGGGAAGTTTTACTATGAGGTGCAAGTGAAAGGAAATACTGAGTGGCTTCTCGGAGTGGTCAAAGAGTCTGTGGATAGGAGGGGGAACGAACTTCTGTCAGTAAAAAATGGTGCTTGGAACATTGGGATTGATGAAGGAATATATCGTGCATATACATCAAAAAGTGTGAAACTCACGCTGAAAGACAAGCTTCAGAAGGTGGGCATCTTTGTGGACTACAATAAAGGAGAGGTTTCTTTCTTTGACGTGAATTCTAAATTGCATATCTATTCTTTCACTGGCTACCACTTTACAGAGAAACTTTATCCATACTTTAGTCTTCTAAACAACAAAGATGAAGCCCCTCTCATCATAACCCCTGTACCTGAAACACACTga
- the LOC117726215 gene encoding protein arginine N-methyltransferase 8-B-like isoform X3, protein MGLRHSSRCLLLRRKMAEADSSEVRDIRQQPVTSPLSESAQPSPLPKPVPTTHHVPCIPHTPHVAALATCPGRGKISKFISPEEMTSRDYYFDSYAHFGIHEEMLKDEVRTLTYRNAMYHNKHAFKNKIVLDVGSGTGILCMFAANAGAKHVYGIECSSISEYSEKIIKSNHLHNVITIFKGKVEEVELPVEKVDIIISEWMGYCLFYESMLNTVIFARDKWLKPGGLMFPDRAALYVVAIEDRQYKDFKIHWWENVYGFDMSCIRNVAIKEPLVDLVDPKQVVTNACLLKEVDIYTVKPEDLSFTSAFCLQIQRNDYVHALVTYFNIEFTKCHKKTGFSTAPDAASTHWKQTVFYLEDYLTVKKGEDIFGSIAVRPNEKNVRDLEFTLELDFKGQLCEAAISHDYKMR, encoded by the exons ATGGGACTGAGGCACTCGTCGCGTTGTTTGCTGCTACGGCGGAAGATGGCGGAGGCGGACAGCTCGGAGGTAAGGGACATT CGGCAACAGCCTGTTACGTCCCCCCTCTCTGAGTCTGCCCAGCCCTCCCCGCTGCCGAAACCAGTGCCTACTACCCACCATGTGCCCTGCATCCCGCATACGCCTCATGTAGCAGCCCTGGCCACCTGTCCTGGTCGAGGCAAGATTTCCAAATTCATCAGCCCGGAGGAAATGACATCACGGGACTACTACTTCGACTCGTATGCCCACTTTGGCATCCATGAG GAGATGCTGAAGGACGAGGTGCGTACGCTGACCTACCGGAATGCCATGTACCACAACAAGCATGCGTTCAAAAACAAAATCGTCCTGGATGTTGGCAGTGGCACGGGGATCCTCTGTATGTTCGCCGCCAATGCCGGCGCCAAACACGTGTATGGG ATTGAATGTTCAAGCATATCCGAATATTCCGAGAAGATTATCAAGTCAAATCACCTCCACAATG TCATCACCATCTTCAAGGgcaaggtggaggaggtggagctgcCTGTGGAGAAGGTGGACATTATCATCTCGGAGTGGATGGGCTATTGCCTCTTCTACGAGTCCATGCTCAACACCGTCATCTTCGCCAGGGATAAGTGGCTG AAACCTGGAGGCCTGATGTTCCCTGACAGAGCAGCTCTCTATGTGGTAGCCATTGAAGACAGGCAGTACAAAGACTTCAAGATACATT GGTGGGAGAACGTGTACGGGTTCGACATGAGCTGCATTCGCAATGTGGCCATCAAAGAGCCTCTGGTGGATTTGGTAGATCCCAAGCAGGTGGTGACTAACGCCTGCCTCCTAAAG GAAGTGGACATCTACACTGTGAAGCCAGAGGACCTGTCCTTCACATCAGCCTTCTGTCTGCAGATCCAGCGCAACGATTACGTCCATGCCCTCGTCACCTATTTCAACATTGAGTTCACCAAGTGTCACAAGAAGACTGGCTTCTCCACTG CTCCAGATGCTGCCAGCACACACTGGAAGCAGACAGTGTTTTACTTGGAGGACTACTTAACTGTCAAGAAGGGAGAGGATATCTTTGGCAGTATTGCCGTCAGGCCCAATGAGAAGAATGTG CGTGACCTGGAGTTCACCCTGGAGCTCGACTTTAAAGGACAACTATGTGAGGCCGCCATTTCCCACGACTATAAAATGCGCTAA